In Treponema primitia ZAS-2, a genomic segment contains:
- a CDS encoding IS256 family transposase, protein MAFSKEVLDAILKDYHGPDDFYGPEGIMKQLTKALVERTMEASNLRFALTEHLGYEKNGQGEKQISNRRNGKNTKELRTDNGPMPVEVPRDREGTFEPQIVPKHQREFRGFDDKILSMYALGLTTRQIQDHLKDIYAVDVSPELISRVTDEVKELAAEWRGRALEPFYPVVFLDALRVNIRDGATVVKKSVYLALAIRLDGHKELLGLWIEQNEGAKFWMGIMNELKNRGVQDILFAAVDGLTGFPDAIAAVFPKTEVQLCIVHMVRNSVRFVPYKDRKAVTAALKTIYLAPSAELAAEALEEFSKVWDKKYPMISKSWRSRWNEVIPFFKFSPEIRKAVYTTNAIESVNYTIQKIIKHRQSFPNDEAAVKLIFMGLKNISRKWTMPIRDWGAALNQFAIIYGEDRVPL, encoded by the coding sequence ATGGCCTTTTCAAAAGAAGTCCTGGATGCAATTCTAAAGGACTACCATGGACCCGATGACTTTTATGGGCCCGAAGGGATCATGAAACAGCTGACCAAAGCGCTGGTGGAGCGGACGATGGAGGCTTCGAACCTTCGGTTCGCGCTGACCGAGCATCTTGGGTATGAGAAAAACGGCCAGGGTGAAAAACAAATCTCGAATCGCCGGAATGGCAAAAACACCAAAGAATTAAGAACCGACAATGGGCCGATGCCGGTCGAAGTTCCCCGGGATCGGGAGGGAACATTCGAACCCCAAATTGTACCCAAGCACCAGCGGGAGTTTCGGGGATTTGATGACAAAATCCTTTCGATGTACGCCCTGGGGCTGACCACCCGCCAAATTCAAGATCACCTCAAGGATATCTACGCCGTTGACGTCTCGCCTGAGCTTATCAGCCGGGTAACCGATGAGGTTAAGGAACTGGCAGCCGAATGGCGGGGGCGGGCTCTTGAGCCCTTTTATCCGGTAGTTTTCCTGGATGCGCTGCGGGTCAATATTCGTGATGGGGCTACGGTAGTCAAGAAATCCGTTTATTTGGCCTTGGCGATACGTTTGGACGGCCATAAAGAACTATTAGGGCTCTGGATTGAGCAAAACGAAGGGGCCAAGTTTTGGATGGGCATTATGAATGAGCTCAAAAACCGGGGGGTACAAGACATCCTTTTCGCCGCAGTCGATGGGCTGACCGGCTTTCCCGACGCCATTGCTGCGGTGTTCCCCAAAACCGAGGTCCAGCTTTGCATCGTCCATATGGTCCGGAACTCAGTTCGGTTTGTCCCGTACAAAGACCGGAAGGCGGTGACCGCCGCCCTCAAAACTATTTACCTGGCTCCTTCAGCGGAACTTGCCGCTGAAGCGCTGGAGGAGTTCTCAAAAGTGTGGGATAAAAAATACCCGATGATTTCAAAGTCCTGGCGGAGCCGGTGGAACGAGGTCATACCATTTTTCAAATTCTCGCCTGAAATCAGGAAGGCGGTGTATACTACCAATGCCATTGAATCGGTTAATTACACCATTCAAAAAATTATCAAACACCGCCAGTCTTTCCCGAATGACGAGGCTGCGGTGAAATTAATTTTCATGGGCTTGAAAAACATTTCCAGAAAATGGACAATGCCTATACGGGATTGGGGCGCTGCACTCAATCAATTCGCAATCATTTATGGGGAAGACAGAGTCCCCCTATGA
- a CDS encoding type II toxin-antitoxin system PemK/MazF family toxin yields the protein MKRGELYRVYNGSKNDPKKYRVFVIVSRQILIDSKFSTVTCAPVYSNYDSISTQVQIGIEEGLKHKSSIHCDELISIPKTLLTNYIGILSEEKLFELKEALTIALEIEY from the coding sequence ATGAAACGCGGGGAATTATATAGAGTTTATAATGGTTCAAAAAACGATCCTAAAAAATACAGAGTCTTTGTAATTGTTAGCAGGCAAATACTAATTGATTCAAAATTTTCGACAGTAACATGTGCCCCAGTTTATTCTAATTATGATTCAATATCGACGCAAGTTCAAATTGGAATAGAAGAGGGATTAAAACATAAAAGTTCCATACACTGTGATGAATTAATAAGTATCCCAAAAACATTATTGACAAATTATATTGGAATATTATCTGAAGAAAAATTATTTGAATTAAAAGAAGCTTTAACAATAGCCTT
- a CDS encoding SDR family NAD(P)-dependent oxidoreductase, whose product MSKVWFITGTSSGFGFAFVKAALEQGDNVIAVSRNTHPLSILQEKYGNRLLVEKLDVTNRKKVFDVVNRAKNHFGKLDIVLSNAGYLHFGPVEELTEQELRNQMETNFFGSVNVIQAVLPILREQGAGHILQVTSVGGVVASSFVSAYHASKYALEGFLTAMAAEVEKFGIKTTMIEPGSFGTNLVGTSSVTEIRLPAYKEDFELFLENSNNHIGEPPNNAAKIIMRVVQSRNPPRHLLIGKDITAIVKQVYEQKLAVWSEWENA is encoded by the coding sequence ATGAGTAAAGTATGGTTTATCACTGGTACATCCAGTGGTTTTGGGTTCGCATTTGTAAAGGCCGCCCTTGAACAGGGAGATAATGTCATAGCCGTTTCCAGAAATACGCATCCCTTGTCCATATTGCAGGAAAAATATGGCAACCGCCTACTGGTGGAGAAATTGGATGTTACAAACCGAAAAAAAGTATTTGATGTTGTAAACAGGGCAAAGAATCATTTTGGAAAATTGGATATTGTGCTGTCCAATGCAGGGTATCTCCATTTCGGACCTGTTGAAGAATTGACGGAACAAGAGCTTCGTAACCAGATGGAGACCAATTTCTTTGGTTCGGTCAATGTTATTCAGGCAGTCTTGCCAATTTTACGCGAGCAGGGAGCCGGACATATCCTGCAAGTAACTTCGGTAGGCGGAGTTGTGGCATCTTCTTTCGTGAGCGCCTATCATGCGTCCAAGTATGCGCTTGAAGGTTTTTTGACGGCTATGGCGGCAGAAGTCGAGAAATTCGGTATAAAAACAACCATGATAGAGCCTGGCTCATTCGGGACGAACCTTGTTGGTACATCATCAGTAACAGAAATCCGCTTACCCGCTTACAAAGAAGATTTTGAATTATTCCTTGAGAACAGTAATAATCATATCGGTGAACCTCCTAATAACGCCGCAAAAATTATAATGCGGGTTGTTCAATCGAGAAATCCACCCCGTCATCTGTTAATTGGAAAAGATATTACCGCCATCGTTAAACAGGTATATGAACAAAAACTGGCAGTATGGTCTGAATGGGAAAATGCATAA